In the genome of Oxalobacter aliiformigenes, one region contains:
- a CDS encoding RNA-guided endonuclease InsQ/TnpB family protein — protein MNRKTKFSSNWKKAKARVQRIHSRIGNARRDFLYKTTISQNHAMVCIEDLQVKNMSKSASGTRKSPGRNVRAKSGLNKSILDQGWYEFRWQLEYKLAWRGGILIAVPPKNTNRTCPCCGHVSADNRKTQARFECVEYGFEEDADIVGTINILRAGHARLACEVSDAVRSPAAGTYRRGLST, from the coding sequence ATTAACCGGAAAACAAAATTCAGCAGCAACTGGAAGAAAGCAAAAGCCCGCGTCCAGCGTATCCATTCCCGTATTGGCAATGCCCGCCGCGATTTTCTGTACAAGACCACGATCAGCCAAAACCACGCGATGGTGTGTATTGAAGACTTGCAGGTCAAAAACATGTCGAAGTCGGCATCAGGAACAAGGAAATCACCGGGAAGAAACGTCAGAGCCAAGTCAGGACTGAACAAATCCATCCTGGATCAGGGATGGTACGAGTTCAGATGGCAACTGGAATACAAGCTGGCATGGCGTGGCGGGATACTGATTGCAGTACCGCCGAAAAACACGAACCGTACCTGCCCGTGCTGCGGACATGTTTCAGCGGACAATCGGAAGACGCAGGCGAGATTCGAGTGTGTGGAATATGGTTTCGAGGAAGACGCTGATATAGTCGGAACGATAAACATACTAAGGGCAGGACACGCCCGGCTAGCCTGTGAAGTGAGTGATGCAGTCAGGTCGCCAGCAGCAGGAACCTACAGAAGAGGTCTGAGTACTTGA
- a CDS encoding helix-turn-helix domain-containing protein, translating to MQIRKAFRYKLMPKGEHIRKMKQFCGYARFIFNRALAYQKAQYESDNTVKFSYTRLANLLPEWKHEFE from the coding sequence ATGCAAATCAGAAAAGCCTTCCGATACAAGCTGATGCCAAAAGGCGAACATATCCGCAAAATGAAACAGTTTTGCGGTTATGCCCGTTTCATATTCAATCGTGCATTGGCCTATCAGAAGGCGCAATATGAATCGGACAACACCGTCAAATTCAGTTACACCCGTTTGGCCAATCTGTTACCGGAATGGAAACATGAATTTGAGTGA
- a CDS encoding helicase C-terminal domain-containing protein has translation MVVYYLRSFVFESDLRATLVYLTNRQKMEDVYGMLTEAEQEVVTIQRTGQSPAAMIVQHKQRIDAGKRSVLFGLNSLSEGIDLPGHYCTQIVIDKLPFPLPDDPILASHAEYLEQIRH, from the coding sequence ATGGTGGTCTATTACCTGAGATCGTTTGTATTCGAGAGCGATCTGCGGGCAACGCTGGTCTATTTAACGAATCGGCAGAAAATGGAAGATGTGTACGGAATGCTTACGGAGGCTGAACAGGAAGTCGTCACCATACAGAGAACGGGACAGTCGCCAGCTGCCATGATTGTGCAGCACAAGCAGCGGATCGATGCCGGAAAACGCAGCGTCCTGTTTGGGTTGAACAGTCTGTCCGAAGGAATCGACTTGCCGGGTCATTACTGTACCCAGATCGTCATCGACAAATTGCCCTTCCCGCTCCCGGACGATCCGATACTCGCCAGCCATGCTGAATATCTGGAGCAGATCAGGCATTGA
- a CDS encoding TM2 domain-containing protein, with protein MNCMKTIVDIRENVIYIGDENGGLQEVRREDCLFEPAIGDVVNIFSNDTKTIVQKIEASKVQTDTTSDKVHIHIVNKNESPSYQDLASRQGGRVVNKVIYCVLAFLLGGLGIHKFYAGKIGSGILYLIFCWTFIPGFIALIEFVIALCKPSDSQGNIVVYYG; from the coding sequence ATGAATTGTATGAAAACAATCGTAGATATACGAGAAAACGTCATTTATATCGGTGACGAAAACGGAGGACTTCAGGAAGTCAGACGGGAAGACTGTCTGTTTGAGCCTGCAATCGGTGATGTCGTCAACATTTTTTCAAATGATACGAAAACCATTGTGCAAAAAATTGAGGCGTCAAAAGTACAAACCGATACGACCAGCGATAAAGTTCATATTCATATTGTGAATAAAAATGAAAGTCCGTCTTATCAGGATTTGGCATCGCGACAGGGTGGACGGGTTGTCAATAAGGTGATTTATTGTGTGCTTGCCTTTTTGTTGGGAGGATTGGGTATACACAAGTTCTATGCCGGAAAAATAGGTTCGGGTATTCTTTACTTGATATTTTGCTGGACATTTATTCCCGGATTCATCGCACTGATTGAGTTCGTTATCGCTTTGTGCAAACCGAGTGATTCACAAGGCAACATTGTTGTGTATTATGGATGA
- a CDS encoding tyrosine-type recombinase/integrase, producing the protein MLRDYAVLALLLGCGLCRAEVANIELQNVSLYEKKIRLIGKGNKERFVFMPGEVCDAVYSWMQVRQSVIDEWNRKNRYKRGNAGDGSTGFLFGRWTRGGRYLVVSKPMNLRSIWKIVNTYKRAAMAGAEHAGSLTDITTHDLHRTFATRLLDRGVDLVVVKNLMGHANIATTSLYDRRGEEAMRKATERVVL; encoded by the coding sequence TTGCTTCGGGATTATGCGGTACTCGCTCTGCTTCTGGGCTGCGGGTTGTGCCGTGCCGAAGTCGCCAATATCGAATTGCAGAACGTTTCTCTGTACGAGAAGAAAATCCGGCTGATCGGCAAGGGAAACAAGGAACGGTTTGTGTTCATGCCCGGTGAAGTTTGTGATGCCGTGTATTCCTGGATGCAGGTGCGACAATCGGTGATTGACGAATGGAACCGGAAGAACCGGTACAAGCGTGGCAATGCCGGGGACGGCAGTACGGGTTTTCTGTTCGGGCGCTGGACACGTGGCGGTCGTTATCTGGTGGTCAGCAAGCCGATGAATCTCCGATCGATCTGGAAGATCGTGAATACATACAAGCGGGCGGCCATGGCAGGTGCGGAACACGCCGGCAGTCTGACGGATATTACGACACATGATTTGCACCGCACTTTCGCCACTCGCCTTCTCGATCGAGGTGTCGATTTGGTAGTGGTCAAGAATCTGATGGGACATGCCAATATCGCCACGACTTCCCTGTATGACCGGCGTGGCGAGGAAGCTATGCGCAAGGCGACGGAAAGAGTTGTACTTTGA
- the ribB gene encoding 3,4-dihydroxy-2-butanone-4-phosphate synthase — protein MTDKHENETAMGYERRMAEAFAALANGKGVLLVDDENRENEGDLVFCAARMTVSQMALMIRECSGIVCLCMEQDAADRLALAPMVAENTSRYQTAFTVSIEAADGVTTGVSAADRMTTIRAAISPWAIPADLNRPGHVFPLVARENGVFARQGHTEGSVDLVKLANLPPFAVLCELTNEDGTMARMPEIEVFSRRHGFPVVSIADIVAWRFAQEKRERQSMPVLAA, from the coding sequence ATGACGGACAAACATGAAAACGAAACGGCAATGGGTTATGAACGCCGCATGGCCGAAGCGTTCGCCGCCCTTGCCAACGGAAAAGGGGTTTTGCTGGTCGATGACGAAAACCGGGAAAACGAAGGCGATCTGGTTTTTTGCGCCGCAAGGATGACGGTAAGCCAGATGGCATTGATGATCAGGGAATGCAGCGGTATCGTCTGCCTGTGCATGGAACAGGACGCGGCCGACCGTCTGGCGCTGGCGCCGATGGTCGCGGAAAACACCAGCCGGTACCAGACGGCGTTTACGGTTTCGATCGAGGCAGCCGACGGGGTGACGACCGGTGTTTCGGCCGCTGACCGGATGACGACTATCCGGGCCGCCATTTCTCCGTGGGCGATACCGGCCGATCTGAATCGGCCCGGGCATGTTTTTCCTCTTGTCGCACGGGAAAACGGTGTTTTCGCCCGGCAGGGTCATACGGAAGGGAGTGTCGATCTGGTCAAGCTGGCAAATCTTCCACCTTTTGCCGTGTTGTGCGAACTGACGAACGAGGATGGTACGATGGCAAGAATGCCCGAGATCGAGGTCTTTTCACGACGGCACGGTTTTCCCGTCGTATCCATCGCGGATATCGTTGCCTGGCGTTTTGCCCAGGAAAAACGCGAACGGCAGTCAATGCCCGTTCTGGCGGCCTGA
- a CDS encoding helix-turn-helix domain-containing protein produces the protein MQIGERLKEERKRLRLSQARLCELMGISRKTLFSYETGKRSPTAVFLAALYHHQFDVEYILNGYRKSPAIPGIGDIRRAAETAWQMVASTGITISAQQFSQILVTLLEDFADKTGETVASELSRSENEKKTSENEV, from the coding sequence ATGCAAATCGGTGAACGTCTGAAAGAAGAAAGAAAGCGGCTCAGACTATCGCAGGCACGTCTTTGCGAACTTATGGGCATTTCCCGCAAAACCCTGTTCAGTTATGAAACAGGAAAACGTTCGCCGACCGCTGTCTTTCTGGCTGCCCTGTACCATCATCAGTTCGATGTGGAATACATTCTGAACGGTTACCGCAAAAGCCCGGCGATTCCCGGGATTGGCGATATCCGGCGCGCAGCGGAGACAGCCTGGCAAATGGTCGCCTCCACAGGAATCACGATTTCGGCACAGCAGTTTTCGCAAATACTGGTCACATTGCTGGAAGATTTTGCCGACAAGACCGGTGAAACAGTCGCCAGCGAGCTTTCACGTTCGGAAAACGAAAAAAAAACCTCCGAAAATGAAGTGTAA
- a CDS encoding DNA-binding protein, translated as MTGEEVKRKLREQGITLKEWANARGYPYYLVSRVICGTIKGNFGLSHQVAVELGMKPASGTVPEESGPTVRR; from the coding sequence ATGACAGGCGAAGAAGTAAAGCGCAAGTTGAGAGAGCAGGGGATAACCCTCAAGGAATGGGCCAATGCCAGAGGTTATCCGTATTATCTGGTATCGAGAGTTATTTGCGGAACCATCAAGGGCAATTTCGGACTCTCGCACCAGGTTGCTGTCGAACTGGGAATGAAGCCCGCCTCCGGAACCGTACCAGAAGAATCCGGTCCGACTGTCCGGAGATAG
- a CDS encoding polysaccharide deacetylase family protein encodes MNETYWGSVRFFRHLYTTVFVVILFLPVLAVIWFWQVSIAAPRSTVQIEKDRKFQVAMERTATDAFPYQKKYPGLFAGLPAKRTVAANTVYLTFDDGPSPLTEKILDVLKHYRIKATFFVVGRCLESAAGQETARRILREGHSIGMHSDTHHYRKIYASVDNWLDDFAAVEKKLADITGVRPTIFRFPGGSINVYNAHLYQELIAEMTRRGYVYFDWNISNGDALGLSARAETLVANVVSRQPDNSRTVVLMHDSAGKTETLKALPRIIEHYRTQGLSFGRLSNDVWPVTFGYRS; translated from the coding sequence ATGAACGAAACCTACTGGGGAAGCGTCCGTTTTTTCAGGCATCTGTATACAACGGTCTTTGTCGTTATCCTGTTTCTTCCCGTACTGGCGGTCATCTGGTTCTGGCAGGTCAGTATTGCGGCACCGCGCAGTACGGTCCAGATTGAAAAGGACCGGAAATTCCAGGTTGCCATGGAACGGACGGCGACGGATGCCTTCCCGTATCAGAAAAAATATCCTGGCCTGTTTGCAGGGTTGCCGGCGAAAAGAACGGTTGCGGCCAACACGGTTTATCTTACTTTCGACGACGGGCCGTCGCCATTGACGGAAAAAATACTGGATGTCCTGAAACATTACCGTATCAAAGCCACATTCTTCGTCGTCGGCAGATGTCTGGAATCCGCCGCCGGACAGGAAACCGCCAGACGCATTCTGAGGGAAGGACACAGTATCGGCATGCACAGCGATACCCATCATTACCGGAAAATCTACGCTTCAGTCGATAACTGGCTGGATGATTTCGCCGCTGTCGAAAAAAAACTGGCCGATATCACCGGCGTCAGGCCGACCATATTCCGTTTTCCGGGAGGCAGCATCAACGTTTACAACGCTCATCTCTATCAGGAGCTGATTGCCGAAATGACACGTCGCGGATATGTCTATTTCGACTGGAACATATCGAATGGCGATGCGCTCGGCTTGTCTGCCAGGGCGGAAACTCTTGTCGCCAACGTCGTTTCCCGGCAACCGGACAACAGCCGGACAGTGGTGCTGATGCACGACAGCGCCGGCAAAACCGAGACATTGAAGGCATTGCCGAGAATCATCGAACACTATCGGACACAGGGTTTGTCGTTCGGCAGGCTCTCGAACGACGTCTGGCCGGTCACTTTTGGTTACCGAAGCTAA
- a CDS encoding bactofilin family protein: MEDRKSNARIAWDEFIGKFNLCKENEPEYIPLLQTVPGTTESVVGSLPLPEKTVRESDDDRKNTSSEAAAVSSRTTVIGENVEISGNCKIDGDIEVYGIINGDVSAGGKISVFGKITGNLCGASIFLSAADVKGSVMTEGTIELDGASNLSEGKIVARNIISNGSTNCDMEISGIARFHSSAHVTGNIRTVRISIDEGAVIKGSIISE; the protein is encoded by the coding sequence ATGGAAGACAGAAAATCGAATGCACGGATCGCATGGGATGAATTCATCGGGAAATTCAATCTCTGCAAGGAAAACGAGCCGGAATACATCCCTTTGCTTCAGACCGTGCCCGGTACGACGGAATCCGTTGTTGGTAGCCTGCCGCTGCCGGAAAAAACGGTACGGGAAAGCGACGACGACCGGAAAAACACTTCCAGCGAGGCAGCTGCGGTGTCGTCCAGAACGACCGTCATCGGTGAAAATGTCGAGATCAGTGGAAACTGCAAAATCGATGGTGATATCGAAGTCTATGGCATCATCAACGGCGATGTCAGTGCAGGCGGGAAAATCAGTGTATTCGGAAAAATCACCGGAAATCTGTGTGGCGCCAGCATATTCCTCAGTGCAGCCGATGTGAAAGGAAGCGTCATGACAGAAGGTACCATTGAACTGGACGGTGCATCGAACCTCAGTGAAGGCAAGATCGTCGCCAGAAACATCATATCCAACGGCAGTACCAACTGCGACATGGAAATATCGGGAATCGCCCGTTTCCATTCATCGGCTCATGTAACGGGAAATATCCGTACCGTCCGCATCAGTATCGATGAAGGTGCGGTCATCAAGGGTTCCATCATCAGTGAATGA
- a CDS encoding helix-turn-helix domain-containing protein, whose product MKVVQRKIIHDIGQSLSLARFPHLSYPVHRHDEYELVIMTSGTGREYIGQAVADYRAGDMTLIGRDIPHLHLCDTMTGRKTGKGSTCEILYFSANLFPENMSGIPEYAVVAALLEKSAGGIRYSDTALTRDIRRRVKKLDRAEGIVRIQWLFSILDRLGHARETSVIAPLPVGNGVSREHRTTLDKIGHYLTEHFRDTLTLERLAREIGMNPSALCRHFRRRTGKTLFAVLNEIRISHACRLLRDTQQAISAIAWESGFANLSHFNRQFKSLTGQTPGEYRKNIRSKVE is encoded by the coding sequence ATGAAAGTCGTCCAACGGAAAATCATCCACGATATCGGCCAGTCTCTGTCGCTCGCCCGTTTCCCGCATCTGTCGTATCCGGTGCATCGACACGACGAATACGAACTCGTCATCATGACTTCAGGCACCGGCAGGGAATACATCGGTCAGGCCGTGGCGGACTACCGGGCAGGAGACATGACCCTGATCGGCCGCGACATTCCCCATCTGCATCTGTGCGATACCATGACCGGCCGGAAAACCGGGAAAGGGAGTACCTGTGAAATCCTGTATTTTTCCGCGAATCTCTTTCCCGAAAACATGTCCGGCATTCCCGAGTATGCCGTCGTTGCCGCCCTGCTGGAAAAAAGCGCCGGTGGCATCCGTTACAGCGATACGGCGTTGACACGCGACATCCGCCGACGGGTGAAAAAACTCGACCGTGCCGAAGGCATCGTCCGGATCCAGTGGCTGTTTTCCATCCTCGACAGACTTGGCCATGCAAGAGAAACGTCTGTAATCGCGCCTTTGCCTGTCGGAAATGGCGTTTCCCGGGAACACCGGACAACCCTGGACAAGATAGGGCATTACCTGACGGAACATTTCCGCGACACTCTGACACTGGAACGGCTTGCCCGCGAGATCGGTATGAACCCGAGCGCCCTGTGCCGCCATTTCCGACGGCGGACCGGAAAAACTCTTTTCGCCGTACTGAACGAAATCCGTATCAGCCATGCCTGTCGCCTGCTGCGGGACACGCAACAGGCCATCTCTGCCATCGCCTGGGAATCGGGATTTGCCAACCTGTCCCATTTCAACCGCCAGTTCAAGTCGCTGACTGGCCAGACGCCGGGAGAATACCGGAAAAATATCCGGAGTAAGGTGGAATAG
- a CDS encoding helix-turn-helix domain-containing protein, whose translation MNKYEIDCISELIKQIQSKESRKTAGKRFGADTSCLCKRFGMYECRGPERWRHRRGSYPIEFKVLVILCKKRYSLSARETAALFNIPSPTTVQAWEKRYDEGGIQGLADQRRRKTSLSKDTQSMSAKPLEKMSQKELQAELRRLRAENASLKKGERLEEAKESINVKAEARIVCELALLSLFHFMKNSVSNPLPFTVTTRGHGIRTNAPAPKKR comes from the coding sequence ATGAACAAATACGAGATTGACTGCATATCCGAACTCATCAAACAAATCCAGAGTAAAGAGAGCAGGAAAACGGCAGGCAAACGTTTTGGAGCAGATACAAGCTGCCTGTGCAAAAGATTCGGAATGTATGAGTGCCGCGGACCGGAAAGGTGGCGGCACCGGCGTGGAAGTTATCCTATTGAATTCAAGGTATTGGTAATCCTATGCAAAAAAAGGTATTCCCTTTCGGCACGTGAAACAGCCGCCCTCTTCAACATTCCCTCCCCAACGACTGTTCAGGCATGGGAAAAGCGATATGACGAAGGCGGCATTCAAGGCCTGGCAGACCAACGGAGACGAAAAACAAGCCTGTCAAAGGACACACAATCGATGTCTGCCAAGCCTCTTGAAAAGATGAGCCAGAAAGAGTTACAGGCAGAGTTACGCCGTCTTCGAGCCGAGAACGCTTCTCTAAAAAAAGGCGAGCGCCTTGAAGAGGCAAAAGAAAGCATCAACGTTAAAGCCGAAGCGAGAATTGTCTGCGAATTAGCTCTCCTGTCCCTTTTCCATTTTATGAAAAACAGCGTGAGTAACCCGCTGCCTTTTACCGTCACGACAAGGGGGCACGGCATTCGGACAAACGCGCCTGCACCCAAAAAAAGATAA